A single genomic interval of Lacrimispora sphenoides JCM 1415 harbors:
- a CDS encoding McrB family protein: MAIPKFDEKSIIEALKFIDENGVPDKNKSTQYVLVTEDGKKYPPKYVIAVADHIENGVEIATDGYNAVEAKGYFEARGYKIEIKQEKFELTITAESIVSTDNRFIIDDLGLGDNYEPIDAYFISANKETIRRKRNKSENRISNQSLPRLAFQIYEKQIVSLSDLDKKEFPVCKYNPNQDYVRGIFPSEEAYKQYKNSMEFLTYWRENGPKFIIYSWNVFSTLIFVQECLKRFGNTGDKFILVYRDKTKTENTVAKAVEAEEKKSSQECKNPYSKLLLESKNIIFRGAPGTGKSYLAKQIAADIISNGYTNQYADLTDEQRRQVEFVQFHPSYDYSDFVEGLRPKMNEDGSMGFELQDGIFKSFVDKARSNFEDSQKSKEIREQEVSAKTIMANFFANIEYGDNEYQTIKGSKFSITNVDDKHIYISIPGNETADKLSLNIAEVRKMLESGMEFNKVSDITNFFGKQFATQSYSYDFALFKAIKEAGSDGIKASVAPEELKKYIFIIDEINRGEISKIFGELFFSIDPGYRGKSGEVATQYSNMHANPDEKFYIPENVYIIGTMNDIDRSVDSFDFAMRRRFRFIEIKADDTQDMLESLENEELKNDAVNRMDKLNAEILKVDDLNENYQIGASYFLKLKTLSFDDLWTDYLHPLLQDYVRGLYDEEGIMKRFARAYGYQALGEGDADEATEN; encoded by the coding sequence ATGGCTATTCCAAAATTTGATGAGAAAAGTATAATTGAGGCACTTAAGTTCATTGATGAGAATGGTGTACCTGACAAAAATAAAAGTACACAGTATGTGCTCGTAACAGAAGACGGAAAAAAGTATCCTCCTAAATATGTAATTGCAGTGGCAGATCATATTGAAAACGGAGTAGAAATAGCAACTGACGGATATAATGCAGTTGAAGCAAAGGGATACTTTGAGGCACGTGGATATAAAATTGAAATTAAACAGGAGAAGTTTGAGCTTACGATCACAGCTGAGTCTATTGTTTCAACAGATAATAGATTTATTATTGATGATCTTGGCTTGGGAGATAACTATGAGCCAATAGATGCTTATTTTATATCCGCAAATAAAGAGACTATTCGAAGAAAAAGAAATAAAAGTGAAAATAGAATATCAAATCAGTCTTTACCAAGATTGGCTTTCCAGATTTATGAAAAGCAGATTGTGTCTTTGTCTGATTTAGATAAAAAGGAGTTCCCTGTATGTAAGTATAATCCTAACCAGGATTATGTTCGTGGAATATTCCCAAGTGAAGAAGCGTATAAACAGTACAAAAATTCTATGGAGTTTTTAACATACTGGAGAGAAAATGGTCCTAAGTTTATTATCTACTCTTGGAATGTATTTTCAACACTTATCTTTGTTCAGGAGTGCTTAAAACGATTCGGAAATACAGGAGATAAGTTCATTTTGGTTTATAGAGATAAGACCAAGACTGAAAATACTGTAGCAAAGGCTGTAGAAGCAGAAGAGAAAAAATCTTCACAAGAGTGTAAGAATCCTTATTCTAAACTGTTATTAGAATCGAAGAATATCATCTTCAGAGGAGCTCCTGGTACAGGAAAGTCTTATCTTGCCAAGCAAATTGCTGCAGATATTATTAGTAATGGGTACACCAATCAGTATGCTGATTTAACTGACGAACAGAGAAGACAGGTTGAATTTGTTCAATTTCATCCAAGCTATGACTATTCGGATTTTGTGGAAGGTCTTCGTCCAAAGATGAATGAAGATGGAAGCATGGGATTTGAATTACAAGATGGTATCTTTAAGAGCTTTGTTGATAAAGCAAGAAGCAACTTTGAGGATTCTCAGAAGTCAAAAGAAATCAGAGAACAAGAGGTTTCTGCAAAAACCATTATGGCTAATTTCTTTGCCAATATTGAATATGGAGACAATGAGTATCAGACAATTAAGGGAAGTAAGTTCTCTATTACAAATGTAGATGATAAACATATTTACATTTCAATTCCAGGTAATGAAACAGCTGACAAGCTTAGTTTGAATATTGCTGAAGTTCGTAAGATGCTAGAATCAGGCATGGAGTTTAATAAGGTCAGTGATATCACAAACTTTTTTGGAAAGCAGTTTGCAACTCAGTCTTATTCATATGACTTTGCACTTTTTAAGGCAATTAAAGAGGCTGGATCAGATGGGATAAAAGCTTCTGTTGCACCGGAAGAGTTGAAAAAATATATCTTCATTATCGATGAGATTAACCGTGGTGAGATTTCAAAGATTTTTGGAGAATTATTCTTCTCAATCGATCCTGGTTATCGTGGTAAATCAGGTGAGGTTGCTACACAGTATTCAAATATGCATGCAAATCCTGATGAGAAGTTCTATATCCCAGAGAATGTATATATTATTGGAACAATGAACGATATTGATAGATCTGTGGATAGCTTTGACTTCGCAATGCGTAGAAGATTTAGATTTATTGAAATCAAAGCAGATGATACGCAGGACATGCTGGAATCATTAGAGAATGAAGAACTTAAGAATGATGCTGTTAATAGAATGGATAAGCTGAATGCAGAGATTCTTAAGGTAGATGACTTGAATGAGAACTATCAGATTGGTGCTTCATATTTCCTTAAATTAAAGACATTAAGCTTTGATGATCTTTGGACTGACTACCTGCATCCGTTATTACAAGATTATGTTCGTGGATTATACGACGAAGAGGGCATCATGAAGAGATTTGCCAGAGCATATGGATATCAAGCTTTAGGTGAAGGTGATGCAGATGAAGCAACTGAAAATTAA
- a CDS encoding 5-methylcytosine restriction system specificity protein McrC has translation MKQLKIKDNQYKLKEEFFEVKSVVDRVADKTLEQLEREGIFVFPDIIKEAEDITKDQMILQSYNDMYCSGNVMGFLGSGDERLAIESRFSLGENDYFFQYLLEKVLDFPNFINLNTNANQDDRMFNLLLFLFPHYLKSAARKGAYKTYIRNEYNDGNVRGTIDVARHIKKNIPFVGNIAYSQREYSFDNYLMELIRHTIEFIKSKPYGYKLLNTAKDEVKLIVDSTPEYHVADIRSIIEANKKKTLRHAYYHEYRDLQRLCILILQNQKHQFGFVNRKVYGILFDGAWLWEEYVNTLIGDIFYHPMNKAGAGAQRLFAGGIGLIYPDFIGRDSENRIIADAKYKPIDNIGNKDYLQVLAYMFRFDAKKAYYLYPDAKESGDFLLMLNSGSTYEKNVLAREDISITKHGLKIPSDCANYNDFVEQIKISERTFSSSL, from the coding sequence ATGAAGCAACTGAAAATTAAGGATAATCAATATAAATTAAAAGAAGAGTTCTTTGAAGTTAAATCCGTAGTAGATCGAGTTGCAGATAAAACATTAGAACAGCTTGAGCGAGAGGGCATTTTTGTATTTCCTGATATAATTAAAGAAGCAGAGGATATAACAAAGGATCAGATGATTCTTCAAAGCTATAATGATATGTATTGCTCTGGAAATGTCATGGGATTCCTTGGCTCAGGTGATGAACGTCTCGCAATCGAGTCCAGATTTAGCTTGGGTGAGAATGATTATTTCTTTCAGTATCTATTAGAAAAAGTGCTGGATTTTCCCAACTTTATTAACTTAAATACTAATGCTAATCAGGACGACAGAATGTTTAACTTGCTGTTATTCCTCTTCCCACATTACCTCAAGAGTGCTGCGCGCAAAGGAGCATATAAGACTTATATCCGTAATGAATATAATGATGGGAATGTAAGAGGAACAATCGATGTGGCAAGGCATATTAAAAAGAATATTCCGTTTGTGGGGAATATAGCTTATAGTCAGAGAGAATATTCATTTGATAATTATTTGATGGAGCTCATTCGTCATACAATCGAGTTTATAAAGAGCAAACCTTATGGTTATAAGCTGCTTAATACAGCAAAAGATGAGGTTAAACTGATAGTAGACTCGACACCGGAATATCATGTTGCCGATATAAGATCAATTATTGAAGCAAATAAAAAGAAAACGCTTAGGCATGCATATTATCATGAGTATAGAGATCTTCAAAGATTATGTATTTTAATCTTACAGAATCAGAAGCATCAGTTTGGATTCGTTAATCGAAAAGTATATGGCATTCTCTTTGATGGAGCTTGGCTTTGGGAAGAGTATGTTAATACGCTTATTGGAGATATCTTCTATCATCCAATGAATAAAGCTGGAGCAGGTGCTCAACGCTTATTTGCTGGTGGAATTGGTTTGATCTATCCGGATTTTATCGGAAGAGATTCAGAAAACAGAATCATTGCAGATGCTAAGTATAAGCCAATAGATAATATAGGAAACAAGGATTATCTTCAGGTGCTAGCATATATGTTCAGATTCGATGCAAAGAAGGCATATTACCTATATCCAGATGCAAAGGAGTCTGGTGATTTTCTTTTGATGCTCAATTCGGGTTCTACATACGAAAAGAATGTATTAGCCAGAGAAGACATTAGTATTACTAAGCATGGCTTAAAAATACCGAGTGACTGCGCAAATTATAATGACTTTGTAGAACAAATAAAGATTAGTGAAAGGACTTTTAGTTCATCATTGTAG
- a CDS encoding PD-(D/E)XK nuclease domain-containing protein: MSEFQVLIAEISGVDGLDLQQMLSCLINKDMKRFFELYQDIVISCTSYMNAKENAYHMLFLGMCIALRGAYKVTSNIEAGYGRSDITLEALMNARSHVIIEFKQGEDLERLKEEALEQIIENQYYTGLKGEVICIGLAHDKKRCSMVHKTLQI; this comes from the coding sequence ATGTCAGAATTTCAAGTATTGATCGCAGAAATATCAGGTGTTGACGGACTGGACTTGCAACAAATGCTTTCTTGTCTGATTAATAAAGATATGAAACGGTTTTTTGAATTGTATCAGGATATTGTAATATCCTGTACCAGTTATATGAATGCAAAGGAAAATGCATATCATATGCTGTTTTTAGGGATGTGCATTGCACTTAGAGGAGCTTATAAAGTAACAAGTAATATAGAGGCTGGATATGGAAGAAGCGATATCACCCTGGAAGCATTAATGAATGCTCGCAGCCATGTAATTATTGAATTTAAGCAAGGGGAAGATCTGGAACGTCTGAAAGAGGAGGCGTTAGAGCAGATTATTGAGAACCAATATTATACAGGATTAAAGGGGGAAGTTATTTGCATTGGACTAGCGCATGATAAAAAACGATGTAGTATGGTGCATAAGACTTTGCAGATTTAA